Part of the Paenibacillus sp. YPG26 genome, GTATCGCTGTGATAGGAATCATCGCTCTCGCGGCTGTGCTGGCTATCGTCCGTCTCCGGTTAAGAGGAACCTTTCTGGCTGATGTTCGTGAGGACGAGAGGCAGAAGACCGAGCTGACTGCCGTGCTGCTCTCGGGAGCCGTGGATAAGCCTCGTGAACAGAAGTCAAGACCCTGGATATTCCGGAAATCCAACCATCTGCTTCGTTCACGTGAAGCTCCAGAGCGGATTGCCGAGTCTGCCGTCAAGGCCTTCTATCGCAGTTATGTGAACATCCCGTTGTATTTTCAATTTACATTTATAGGCATGACCGCGTGTTATTTGCCTCCTTTTCCGGTAAATGTTCTGGTCTACCTGTCACTGATTATCTTGCTGTCCTACTGGATGAGCGGGTATCGTAAATATTTCCTTAACTCCCGGTTCATGAACATGCTGCCTTTGGAAGAGTCCACCGCCCGCCGCTTGGCGCCTCCGGCGATGAGATTGCTCATGCTGCCAAGTGTCCTGCTGTTAAGCTTGAGTCTTGGCGTTAAAATACTGCAGATCTGGTGGGCTGTCCCTGTCTTTATTCTTGTCGGGCTTGGGGTGAACTGGTGGGTAAGCGCGTCATTATGGAAGGTATTTGGGGTCGGCGCAGCAGACCGGAGGTCAGCATAATGGAACATTGCAGCTTGTAGTATACAAGTGTCCTCCTTGAATAATAGATTGGCTATATCAAATAACGGGAGCTGGTATAAATGGAATACCGTGTGCGTCCGATGAGTCCGGATGATATCAGACAGGTTCAGGTGGTGGCCAGAGCAAGCTGGCATACAGCCTACCAGGGGATCATTCCCACTGAGATTCAGGACCGGTTCCTGAATTCAGCTTACAGTGATGAGATGATGAAGCGGCGCCTAGAACAGTCATTCCTGTATGTTGCTGAAGATCGCGGCCGGATTGTTGGATTCGCCAATTTCTCACCTGTAAATGAAGACAAGGTAGTGGAGCTTATGGCGATCTATCTGGAGCCTGAATATCAGGGTAGAGGAATAGGCTCGGCACTTCTGCAGGAGGGAATTGTCCATTCGGCTGGAGCGAAAGAGGTCTATGCCCATGTCGAGAGAGAGAATAAGGCCGGAAGAAGATTCTATGAATCGAGGAGGTTCGTTACAGCTGCCGAGTTCGATGATGAATTTGACGGTCACAGGTTAAAGACTCTACGAATGGTGCTCACACTATGAGCTTCATAACAGAGGGCTTCGCTGCCCTCCAATGATAACAGGCCACCCATGGAACTCATCCATGGGTGGCCTGCTTATATATGCCCGTCCCGGGACGGACTAACGCTGATGACGGGTGCTCTCTCCGGCGTGGTAACCCGCCGTATATCCTGTAGTGAAGGCGGCTGTAATATTATAACCGCCTGTGTAGCCGTGGATATCGAGAACCTCGCCGCAGAAGAACAGACCGGGCATCAGCTTGGATTCCATCGTCTTCGGATCAATCTCCTTCAGGTGTACGCCTCCTCCTGTTACAAAGGCTTCCTCAAAAGGCCGGGTTCCCGTCGCCTTCACCGGAAAGCCCTTGAGTACAGAAATAAAGGCGCTCCAGGGCTCCTTCGGCAGATGCTCGTACGTAGTATCGCCAGGAAGCCCGGCACGGCTGAAGAGAAGCGGCAGAAGCCGCTCGGGGATCGTTCCCTTGAGGACATTCTTGAGCGCCTTCTTCGGTTCAGCCGCGGCCAGGCGGCGAAGCTCCTGCTCCAGCGAGCCGGCAGAATGATCCGGGAACAGGTCGATCTGAAGCTGGGCTTCCTGCATCTTATGCTTGTTCTTCACCTGCCTGATGAACTGGCTGCAGCGAAGCGCAATCGGACCTGATAGTCCGAAATGGGTGAAGATCATGTCCCCGCGGTGGGAGATGACCGCCTTGCCTTTCGGATTCATAACGGACAGCTCCACGTCCCGAAGAGACAAGCCTTGCAGTTCCCGGCTTACAATGAACGGCTCCTTGGATACGATAGGCACTTCCGTAGGGTACAGCTCTGTAATGGTATGCCCCGCGGCTTTGGCCCAGGGATAGCCGTCCCCTGTGGAGCCGGTGTGGGGAACGGATCTTCCTCCGGTGGCCACGATCACCGCGGGAGATAATATTTTTTTGCCTGATTCCAGCAGTACGCCCTGTACACCTTCCGCACCATAGAGAATCTCCTTAACCGGTTCCAGCGTGCGCAGCTTCACGCCTAGCGAGAAGGCTTTGCCAACCAGCGCATCGACTACCGTCTTGGCTTTATCGGATACCGGGAACATCCGTCCGTTGTCTTCTTCCTTCAGAGCGATACCAAGATCCTCGAAGAATTGGATAATGTCCCGGTTATTGAAATTAGCGAAGGCGCTATAGAGAAAACGCCCGTTGCCCGGAATGTACCGGATCAGCTCATCAATCTCTTTGGCATTGGTTACATTGCAGCGTCCCCCGCCCGAAATGCCCAGCTTACGGCCCAGCTTGTCCCCTTTATCCAGGAGTACAACGGATGCGCCCTGTCTCGCCGCGGCAATGGAAGCCATCAGTCCCGAGGGGCCGCCTCCGATCACAATTACTTCATATCGATTCATGGTGTCTTCCTTTCACTAACCTTGTTGTTGTTAAGTATATCCTATACGAGTGCACCCGCAATACATAATGGGGCATGGTTCCCTATAAAAAACCTATAAAAAACCTCTATAAAAGACAAACCTAAGGGGGTCCATAGGTTATTGTAAAATATTGTCGGCTATGATTTAATCGTTAACAGAACATGCTCCGCGAAGGAGGAAGAACGTGGTTGCCGTTAAGGAAGTGTTACTTCAACTACTCATTGCGTGTTCGCCAGCCTTTCTATTTCCCCTTGTCTTTGAGAGGAGCAACCCACACCCTGCGCAGAACCAAAGGCTGGAGAGAACCTCGTACTACAATATGCTTCTTATGTCTTGTCTGATCAGTATTTTTATCTGCTCCTTGTTCTCGTCTGAGCTATTCGGGATTATCCCGCTTAATTATTTTTTGCCATCCCTGTTCATAGGGATATTGTATGGAAGAAGACGTGACGGCTTGATCCTGGCTGCGGTGGAGCTGGTTATCTACGCAGTTATGGAGACTCCCTTTGATCTCCCGGACTTCCTTCTGCACACAGGTCTCTGCATGTACCCGTTAGTATTCCTGGCGGCTGGCCGGTTCAAGCGGAGTGGACGGCATGCGAAATATGTCACGCTATCTTTGTTTCTTCTTGTCGGCCAATATTTATCGACCTCGATGTCCTTCCTAAGCCTGCCCATGTCTTACCGGATGAACCTTACGATCATCATATTCGGAATTGTGAATATAATCGTTGCGGTTCTGATTGGCAGCCTGCTCCTGTTTGTAATCGAGAGCTCCCTGGACAAGGACAAGCTGCAAATCCAGGTGACGATGTTATCCAGACGCTACTTCCGTGAAGCTGAGAAGCTTCAGCAGATGATGGATGCGGCTCCATTATCGATCCTACTGCTGGATCAGGAGGGGAGGATCGTCTCCCTCAACCGTACATTCCTGACATACTATTGTGCAACGCATCCTATGGCTACCAGGGAAGAACTGGTAGGCAAGTCCCTCCAGGAGATTATCAAGGAATTCGATTACGAAATTGTAGGTCAGCGGGTGGATAAGACGCCTCTGAACACAGAGAATACCAGTGAGCTGGTACAGAGCAACGGCAGGACTTTCTTTGCTAGCACCTCGCCCATCAAGCGGGGACTCACGGAAGAGACGGTGGGAGCCGTGGTCATTATTCAGGACATCACAGAACTGGAAGCGCTTAGAACAGAGCTCTTCAATGTGGACCGCCTCACTCTTGTCGGACAGATGGCGGCAGGGATTACCCACGAAATCCGTAATCCCATGGCCGTGGTCAGAGGCTTCCTGCAGCTGATGAAGGAGAAGAGTCCTTCCACCCTGGATAACTACTACCGCATTGTGATGGATGAGCTGGACCGTGCCAACAGCATTATTAGTGACTTTCTCTCCCTGGCTCAGACCCGCAGTGTGAACAAAGAGGATTGCCATCTGCACGATATTATTCAGGAATTAAGTCCGCTTCTCTGGGCCGATGCGAATCTCCGGGGGCAGAGCATAGAGCTGAAGCTGGCGGAGCAGCTTCCCCGTCTGAAGCTCAATACCAAAGAGATTAAGCAGGTTATTCTGAACCTGTCCCGGAACGCGATGGAGGCGATGGAAGAGAAGGGTCAGCTGACCTTGGAGACGCGGAGCACCCCGGGCGGAGTGGAGCTTTTGGTGACAGATACAGGTCCTGGGATACCGCCCGCGAAGCAGGAGAAGCTGTTCCAGCCTTTCTTCACAACCAAATCACAGGGTACCGGTCTCGGGCTTGCCCTCTGTCTAAGTATCATTGAGCGTCATCATGGCAAAATCTCTGTCAAATCCGAAGAAGGCACCGGCACGACCTTTTCTGTTCTGTTCCAGGAAGATGCAGGGCATCATACGGATGACAGGTGAGGTACAAGCGGAATTTGCTTTCCTGATCCGGAGTTGTATAATAAACTTATCTTTGAAAAACAAGCTGTGAGAGATTAGTAAGTTAAGGAGTGAAGGATCATGTCCATGTCTTTTGACCAATATATGAGAGATATGGTTCAACCTATGAGGGATGAACTGACTCGTCTGGGAATTCAGGAACTTCGTACGCCGGAAGAGGTGGAAGCAAGCTTCCCAGCCTTGAAGGGTACTTCATTAGTAGTTATTAACTCGGTATGCGGCTGTGCTGCCGGGCAATGCCGTCCAGGGGTAGCCCAGGCGCTAGGGCACGACCTTACACCAGACCACTTGTTCACTGTGTTCGCGGGTCAAGACAAGGAAGCGACAGCGAAGGCGCGCGAATACTTCGCCCCTTATCCGCCGTCTTCTCCTTCCATCGCGCTGCTTAAGGATGGGGAGCTCGTTCACTTTATTGAACGGCACCAAATCGAAGATCGCTCTGCAGAGGAGATTGCGGCTGATTTGACCAGCGCATTCGACCGTTTCTGCCGGTAATACTGAGATGATACGCCCTGCAGATCGGACAACCGATTGTGCGGGGCGTTTGGTTTACGTGGAAGTGGGTTAGTGTACATAGTGAAGGTACAGCTCGTTAAAGCCAATAGAGAGGTGATCATATGAGTTTGCAGCAGGAAATTATTGAACGTTTGGGTGTCAAGCCAACTATTGATGTTGATCAGGAGATCCGCAGACGTATTGATTTTCTTAAAGAATATGTGAAGAATTCTGGCACTACAGGACTGCTAATAGCCATTAGCGGCGGGCTCGACAGTGCGGTAGCGGCGGGTCTCTGCAAGCAGGCAACGGATGAGCTTACAGAGGAGCTCGGCAGGGAATATATCACTCTGGGTGTATATCAGCCTTACGGAACTCAAGAAGATATTGCACACAGCTACGAGGTGGCCGAGGCCTTCGGGTTGACCAAGACGGTAGAGACGAACATTGAGGAAGCCGTCAATGAAATTGCGCTTGAGACCGAGCATGGATTGAAAAATATCGGTATTTCCCGGCATATCAGCTATCAGGGGAAAGGGAATGTTAAGGCAAGAACCCGCATGGTGGTTCAGTATGCCATCGCCTTTGAACTTAATCTGCTGGTAGTAGGTACTGACCATGCTTCAGAAGCCATAACCGGATTCTATACTAAATGGGGCGACGGTGCGGTGGATATCACACCACTCAGCTCACTTAACAAGCGTCAGATCCGACAGATTGCAGCCAAGCTTGGCGTGCCGCAGAGCATTCTGGACAAGGCGCCTACAGCTGGCCTCTGGGAAGGACAGACGGACGAGAAGGAGCTTGGTGTCAGCTACGATGACAACAGCGACTATCTTGAGGGCAAGGAGATCAGTGCCGAGGCTCGTGAGCGTCTGGAGAAATATTATCGGAGAACAGAACACAAGCGCAGTCCCATTCCGGGGATCTAAGGCTCTCTGAAGCTGACCGGACATGGCGCATAGCGAATCATAAAGTCAGGGCCGCCCCTATCGGGACGGCCCTGTTATCATGTGAGGTAAGTATATGAAGAAGATTACTTGTTGATCACAGAATGATGCCGATTGCGGAGCACATCCGAGATGAACAGCTCGCTCGCGTTGAGGGCATCCTTCAGCTGTCGGCTGGCTCCCTGGAAGGGGTGGACCGTGTTAAAGGTATGATTGCCGCCTTGAATCTGTATCCAGGGAATATGAGGATTCGCCTGCACGAGCCGGCGGGAGCCTTCAAGAAGATGATCTTCGGTGCCTTGGACAAGAGCAACCGCGAAGTCGGCAAAAGCAATTCGTCCCAGAATATCATACCTCGCCTGCTGCCGATCAAGGTCTTCGAGGATAACCATGTCCAGCGGCATCCGCTGCCCGGTTCTGCTGTTAATCACATGGCTTCGGCCATACTCACGCATCCCGGTCTTCTGCTCCTCTGTGAACAGGTCAAGATTCGTAACACCGTTCCAGGACAGAACCCCTGTTAAAGTGCGCGGATGATCGAAGCCATAGACCAGGCATACCCCGGCGCCGCGGCTGTGCCCGATCAGAAAGAGAGGCAGTGAGGCGAGCTTCGAATCTTGCCGAAGATGGGCGATAAGAACGTCCATATCACGAAGCTCCCGGTCGTAGGTATTAACCGCGAACTTCTCCATTTCCGTGAATTCCTGCGGATGATCACCAATCCCGTTATGGGAGAAATTGAAAGTGATGACTTCATGATGCCGGCTCAGCTGATCAGCGGCGTAGGGGAACATGGCGAAGTCCTTGAACCCTTTGAACCCATGGGCCAGAATAATCAAGCTCTGCGGGTCAGAAGTCTTGGAAGGGTAACGCGTACACCTGAGTATGTCGGTCTCGTCCAGCGGGATATTGAAATCTATGGGCATCAAGCTCACATCCTTATCTGGGTATGATTTGCATTCATAGGTGTCAATCAGTTCCATTATATCACAGGCGGTGTAAGGACTCGCATGACAGCCCTGTAGTTGATACAATGGATGGGAGCATACACATGGAAGAGAAGGAAGGGTATACGTTTGATTCATGGCATCGGGCATGATGTGGTTGAGATTGACCGGATCAAGGCGCTGACTGACAGCTTGCACGGGGAGCGGTTTCTAAGCCGTATTCTGACTGCCGAAGAGCGGGAACTGGCTGTAGGACGCCGGAGGGCTGCTGAGTATACGGCGGGGCGCTTCGCGGCTAAGGAAGCTGTAAGCAAAGCTTTTGGATACGGGATTGGCGGTATATTAGGCTTTCAGGATATCCAGATCATCCCGGATGCTTATGGCAAGCCCTGGGCGAAGCTCTCAGGAGCGGCTTGGGACCGGCTGGCTATAGGAGAACCGGAAGATTACAGCATCCATGTGAGCATTACTCATGAGCGGCACCTTGCGTCGGCTTTTGTCATCGTGGAGCGTGCCTAGTATATAAGGATTTTAGGAGACAAGGAGATCTAATGCAGCAGGATAACCAACATTTTTTTAGTACAGAGCTTCTGGGATGGTATGAACACGCCAAAAGGGATCTGCCGTGGCGCAGACACAGAGACCCCTATTTCATATGGGTATCGGAGATTATGCTGCAGCAGACCCGGGTGGATACGGTGATCCCGTATTTTCACCGTTTTATCGAGAAATTCCCTACCGTGGCCGCGCTTGCGCAGGCACCGGAGGAAGAGGTGCTTAAATGCTGGGAGGGGCTTGGATATTACTCCCGCGCACGTAATCTGCAGGCCGCTGCGAAGCAGGTCACTGAGCTGCACGGAGGAGTCATTCCCGACGATCTAAGCGCCGTGTCCGCCTTGAAGGGGGTAGGGCCGTACACCCGGGGATCGATCATGAGCATCGCCTTTAACCGGCCAGTTCCTGCGGTGGATGGAAATGTGATGCGGGTACTGTCACGGTTCTTCCTGATTGAAGAGGACATCATGAAGGTGGGCACACGCAAATCCATGGAGGTGCTGGCCGAAGCCCTCATTCCGGAAGGCCGCGCCTCCGACTTCAACCAGGCACTGATGGAGCTTGGCGCACTGGTCTGTACGCCCAAGTCGCCTCACTGCCTGACCTGTCCGGTCATGCAGCACTGCCAGGGCCGCATCGCCGGCATGGAGACACAGCTGCCGGTGAAGACCAAGGCCAAGAAGCCGCGGCCGGAGTACCGCCTGGCCGCGCTCATCGAGGGCCGCGGCGCCGAGGCGGGCCGCGTGCTCGTCCAGCAGCGGCCCGAAGCCGGCCTGCTGGCCCGCATGTGGGAGCTGCCGCACGTGCTTGCGGCAGCGGAAGATCCAGCCGGCGGCGCCGGACTGCCTGATGAGCCGGCCATGGACCGGCTCACGCAGGCCCTGGCCGCCGAAGGGCATTACGCGCAGCCGCAGGGGCTGTATGTGGAAGCTGAACATACGTTCAGCCACATTCAATGGTACCTGCGCGTGTACCGCTTCCGCCAGTCGCCTGAGCTGGGCGCCCTGGCGGCACTTGGCGCTGTAGCGGAGTCCAGCGCCGAGTATGAGCTCGCGGCATCGCGGGAAGATGCCCGGCCGCAGACCCGCTGGATCAATCAGGCGGATATGGAGCAGCTCGCTTTTCCAAATGTGTTCTTGAGGATTCTGAATCAATATTTTGCAAGCAGGAACGGACAGGAATAATCCTTGCGTCTTATGATGATAAAAAAACAGCCTTCAACACCGTGTTAGACGGGTTGAAGGCTGTTCGCTTTGGAAGTGAATTCTCCTAAATCAATAATCATTAAATCATACGATTCTCAACAGACTTCATCTTATTCTGCTGGTCAGGGACGCGGCTCTGATCGTGAATCTCCTGATCATGCTCATGAGCCATCTCTCCATTAACGCTGCGGGCGAAGCTGGTGAACTGTGCTTTTTGCTCGTCGGCCTTATGCTTGGACTTCAGCAGTTCCTGTGGATCATTGGTAGTCATCATCACAACCTCCTTCTCAGAGTTGTTATTACTTTACCCACTTCGTCCGTTTCCAATCAGAAAGATTGAGCCTATCGGTACACCTGATTTTCTTATGCAAGATATCCTGTGCCCAAGCTTCACCACAAAGCAAAAGAGGACCGCATGACGCGGTCCTCTCTTCTGGTTGGTGCTTAATTATTTTTTTGCAGCCTCGTAACGCTTGTTCACTTCGTTCCAGTTGATTACATTCCAGAACGCTGCGATATAGTCAGGGCGTTTGTTCTGATATTTCAGGTAGTAAGCATGCTCCCATACGTCCAGACCCAGTACCGGAGTTTGTCCGTCTTGAAGCGGATTGTCCTGGTTAGGTGTGCTGGTTACAGCAAGCTTGCCGTCCTTGCCTACTACGAGCCAAGCCCAGCCGCTGCCGAAACGGGTAGTTGCCGCTTTAGCGAAATCTTCCTTGAACTTGTCGAAGCCGCCAAGCTCACTGTCGATAGCCGAAGCAATCGCGCCAGTAGGGTTGCCGCCGCCATTCGGTCCAATGATCTCCCAGAAAAGGGTGTGGTTGGCATGGCCGCCACCGTTGTTGCGAACTGCAGTACGGATATTCTCAGGAACGGCATCCAGGTTGGAGATCAATTCTTCAACACTCTTATCTTGAAGCTCTGGTGCGCTTTCGAGTGCCGCATTAAGATTAGTGACATATGTGTTGTGGTGACGATCATGGTGGATGTTCATAGTCTGTTCGTCGATATGTGGTTCAAGTGCATTTGCTGGGTAAGGCAATGCTGGTAATTGATGAGCCATTTGTGAATCCCTCCTGTAATGTGATTATTATTTAACACATGCAAAAGAGCACCAATGTATGTACCGATGCTACTATATTTATTAAACCTTATAATAAAAAGTAAATCAATAGGGATGTAAGGAAACACCTGGATATTGACCGTCCAATATGGCATTCTATTCTTATAGAGAGATAGTTCCAGATCAATAGGAGAAGTGGAGGCGGTACCTACTTATGCACAAGGAAGAAACTGCACTGCCGGATTCCTCAAAAGCCGGACAGTCCAGACTCTGGGAGCTTCTTGGTGTCTCTACCAAGCTGGGATTGACCTCGTTCGGGGGACCCACTGCCCATCTCGGTTATTTCCATAACGAATATATCCGGCGCAGGAAATGGATGGACGAACGAAGCTACGCTGACCTGGTTGCCTTGTGCCAGTTCCTTCCCGGGCCAGCAAGCAGTCAGGTTGGGATTGGAATTGGCATCATGCGCGCCGGTCTGCTTGGCGGGATTGTCGCCTGGCTTGGCTTCACGATCCCCTCGGTGATTGCCCTTATCCTGTTCGCCGTACTGCTGCAAGGGACGGATCTCAGCCAGGCAGGCTGGATTCATGGACTTAAGATCGCCGCCGTGGCTATCGTAGCGCACGCTGTTCTGGGAATGGGGCAGAAGCTTGCCTCTGATAAAAAGCGGGCGACGATTGCGGTTCTGGCCGCCGCGGTCATACTGCTGTGGCAGACCGTATTCAGCCAGGTTGTTGTTATTACTGCCGCCGGTCTGCTTGGCCTTTGGTTATACCGTAAGGCGGACGTGCCGGAGGTTCCGGATGTGGATGTGCCCGTGAAGCGCAGCTTCGCAATAGCATGCTTAACTGTGTTAATCGGGCTGTTAGCTGCGCTGCCTCTGCTTCGTATGATTATCGAGCACAAGGGTCTCGCTATCTTCGACAGCTTCTACCGGTCAGGGTCGCTCGTGTTCGGGGGAGGACACGTGGTGCTTCCGCTTCTGGAGAGGGAGACCGCCGGGGCGGGCTGGATCAGCAAAGCTGACTTCCTTGCAGGCTACGGTGCTGCGCAGGCAGTTCCAGGCCCGCTGTTCACGTTCGCCTCATATCTAGGTCAGATGACCGCGGGAATCAGCGGCGCGGTCATTGCCACGCTGGCGATCTTCCTGCCTGCCTTTCTGCTCATCGCAGGAACGCTGCCGTTCTGGAGTCATCTTCGGCGGAATACCAAGGTTCAAGGCGCGCTTGTTGGGATCAACGCAGCTGTAGTAGGTATCCTGCTCGCCGCCCTCTATAATCCGCTGTGGACAACGACGATTATGAATTCAGCCGACTTCGTGCTGGCTTCGATCCTGTTCGTCCTGCTTGTCTACTGGAAGCTGCCGCCTTGGGCTGTTGTCGCGGCCGGGGCAGCTGGCGGCATGGTTGTCTCCGCCCTCCAGGTCTGACTGGCGGCTGGTAGTTATTGTGATAATTTTTGTTCAAATCTATACCTTAGGGGCTTATAAATAGAATAAATCCTTGTCCGCAAAGGCTTCTCTTAATGAGAAGCCTTTGTCATAGAATAGGGGTAAAAAACCAAAATCAATGTAAACGCTTTCTATTAAGCGCTTTCAGAAGAAAACAGGTGATTTGCTTAGATAAATGTGGTTTAATGGTCAAGGAAGCATTAATTTATCGGTTTTTGTCATGAAATATGTTCGATTAATGTAAAATTTAAATCGGCCCAGGTGGAAGGAATCTATGCCGATTTTACTTTGCGTTAATCCATCTTGTCAGGAAAAGGGAGATAATAGGATGCGGGTTCGTTCCTTTCAATTGAGTGACGCAAGTCAAGTCATGGAACTTTTGCAGGTCGCCTTGTCAGAAGATTGCTACGAGGATACTAAGCGGGCTTTTGCCCGGCAGCTTTCTTGGGATTCCGAACTTATTGTAGTAACGGAAGTGGATGGGGAAATCGTAGGTGCTTTAATTGGAACGATCGATCAGAACCTGGGCTGTATCTACCGGGTTGCGGTACATCCGGAATACCGGCGTCAGGGTGTAGGCAAGAACCTTGTGTCGGCTATGGAACAGCGGTTCCAGCAGCGTAATGTAAGTCGTATCATGGTTGCGGGAGATGAACATAATCTGGCTGCCATGCCGCTCTATGAAGCGATGGGTTATGCGGGTCGTATTCTTGAGGCTTTTCAGAAGCTGGGAATCGCGGCTACCCACTCTTTATCCAGATCCTAGATCTTAGAATAAGTCCGAGCTTTATCTCTTATAGCATATCTTTCCGTTCATTGCATTTGGCGGTTGGATATGCTTTTCTATTATTGTAGAACAACATGACATTAATCAGGGCGGGGTGCCGGATGGAACCTGTATTTCCTTCAAGCGGGAAGACTAGCGGACGGGGGCCAGCCTCATCTGACGGCAGTCAGAAGAGCTTGCTCACCGAACTGTGGGAAGTAATTCGAACGGTAGGGATTGCTTTCATTGTATTGCTGCTGCTTAATATATATGTTTTTAATTTGTCAGTGGTTAAGGGGCAGTCTATGGAACCGACGCTGGAAGAGAGCGAAAGACTGTTCGTGAACAAAATAATCTATGATTTCCGGGATCCGCAGCCTGGTGAAGTTGTGGTTCTGAAGGATCCAAGCGATGGGCCGGATAAGAAGGAATATCTGGTTAAGCGTGTTATCGCCGGACCTGGAGATATCGTAGAGGCGAGAGATCGTGAGTTGTATGTGAACAGCATCGCACTGAATGAGCCGTACACGGATATCCGGATTGAGGATGCGGACTTCGGGCCGGTGGTCCTTGAGTCAGACGAATACTTCGTGATGGGCGACAACCGGCATGCCGGGCGAAGCAAGGACAGCCGTTACTTCGGGAATGTGAAGAAGAATCAGATTACAGGCCGTGCTGAATTTGTATTCTGGCCGTTAACCAAGATCCGCGGTCTGTAGCGGATGAATAGAAATATGAGGTGAGAAATATGGCGCAGGAGGAACATTCCAGGGAACCGGCAAGCTCTCCCTGGATGAAGCTGAAGCGTGAAATCCAAGCTGCTGCGTCGTCCCTGGGCATTGATGATATTGGATTCGCTACGGCGGACCCTTTTCTATCTCTGAAGGAAGTGCTGCTGGACCGGCGCCGCAAAGGTTATGAATCAGGATTCGAGGAACCGGATATTGATAAAAGAATCTACCCTGAGCTGTCGCTAGCGGACCCCGCTTCGCTCATCTCCATCGCGGTGGCTTATCCCTCCAAGATGGAGAATCCGCCGAAGTCGGAGCCCGGCGCTAACCGGGGCATTATGGCCCGGTCGGCTTGGGGAAGGGACTATCACCATGTTC contains:
- a CDS encoding alpha/beta hydrolase, which codes for MPIDFNIPLDETDILRCTRYPSKTSDPQSLIILAHGFKGFKDFAMFPYAADQLSRHHEVITFNFSHNGIGDHPQEFTEMEKFAVNTYDRELRDMDVLIAHLRQDSKLASLPLFLIGHSRGAGVCLVYGFDHPRTLTGVLSWNGVTNLDLFTEEQKTGMREYGRSHVINSRTGQRMPLDMVILEDLDRQQARYDILGRIAFADFAVALVQGTEDHLLEGSRRLVQANPHIPWIQIQGGNHTFNTVHPFQGASRQLKDALNASELFISDVLRNRHHSVINK
- a CDS encoding GNAT family N-acetyltransferase, with protein sequence MEYRVRPMSPDDIRQVQVVARASWHTAYQGIIPTEIQDRFLNSAYSDEMMKRRLEQSFLYVAEDRGRIVGFANFSPVNEDKVVELMAIYLEPEYQGRGIGSALLQEGIVHSAGAKEVYAHVERENKAGRRFYESRRFVTAAEFDDEFDGHRLKTLRMVLTL
- a CDS encoding NAD(P)/FAD-dependent oxidoreductase; this encodes MNRYEVIVIGGGPSGLMASIAAARQGASVVLLDKGDKLGRKLGISGGGRCNVTNAKEIDELIRYIPGNGRFLYSAFANFNNRDIIQFFEDLGIALKEEDNGRMFPVSDKAKTVVDALVGKAFSLGVKLRTLEPVKEILYGAEGVQGVLLESGKKILSPAVIVATGGRSVPHTGSTGDGYPWAKAAGHTITELYPTEVPIVSKEPFIVSRELQGLSLRDVELSVMNPKGKAVISHRGDMIFTHFGLSGPIALRCSQFIRQVKNKHKMQEAQLQIDLFPDHSAGSLEQELRRLAAAEPKKALKNVLKGTIPERLLPLLFSRAGLPGDTTYEHLPKEPWSAFISVLKGFPVKATGTRPFEEAFVTGGGVHLKEIDPKTMESKLMPGLFFCGEVLDIHGYTGGYNITAAFTTGYTAGYHAGESTRHQR
- the nadE gene encoding ammonia-dependent NAD(+) synthetase; translation: MSLQQEIIERLGVKPTIDVDQEIRRRIDFLKEYVKNSGTTGLLIAISGGLDSAVAAGLCKQATDELTEELGREYITLGVYQPYGTQEDIAHSYEVAEAFGLTKTVETNIEEAVNEIALETEHGLKNIGISRHISYQGKGNVKARTRMVVQYAIAFELNLLVVGTDHASEAITGFYTKWGDGAVDITPLSSLNKRQIRQIAAKLGVPQSILDKAPTAGLWEGQTDEKELGVSYDDNSDYLEGKEISAEARERLEKYYRRTEHKRSPIPGI
- a CDS encoding ATP-binding protein, giving the protein MLLMSCLISIFICSLFSSELFGIIPLNYFLPSLFIGILYGRRRDGLILAAVELVIYAVMETPFDLPDFLLHTGLCMYPLVFLAAGRFKRSGRHAKYVTLSLFLLVGQYLSTSMSFLSLPMSYRMNLTIIIFGIVNIIVAVLIGSLLLFVIESSLDKDKLQIQVTMLSRRYFREAEKLQQMMDAAPLSILLLDQEGRIVSLNRTFLTYYCATHPMATREELVGKSLQEIIKEFDYEIVGQRVDKTPLNTENTSELVQSNGRTFFASTSPIKRGLTEETVGAVVIIQDITELEALRTELFNVDRLTLVGQMAAGITHEIRNPMAVVRGFLQLMKEKSPSTLDNYYRIVMDELDRANSIISDFLSLAQTRSVNKEDCHLHDIIQELSPLLWADANLRGQSIELKLAEQLPRLKLNTKEIKQVILNLSRNAMEAMEEKGQLTLETRSTPGGVELLVTDTGPGIPPAKQEKLFQPFFTTKSQGTGLGLALCLSIIERHHGKISVKSEEGTGTTFSVLFQEDAGHHTDDR
- a CDS encoding ABC transporter permease, which produces MPMISSERLFMRRLMDHCRKQYGVIRSVIDITVALYIVIPGVLLLARLYYDLLASPPEWLTQLPFVVIPLILMLVISQSGGLILYREAADMLFLKQHERWQSRLLRLGLFFSIAYQIIVAAVLVLILTPVLLQVFQLNLTGIILLFVITAAYKTALILAEHLVQVLLSGWRRHVVKYLAFLLLAAGYLWPSALLITSPLWACIAVIGIIALAAVLAIVRLRLRGTFLADVREDERQKTELTAVLLSGAVDKPREQKSRPWIFRKSNHLLRSREAPERIAESAVKAFYRSYVNIPLYFQFTFIGMTACYLPPFPVNVLVYLSLIILLSYWMSGYRKYFLNSRFMNMLPLEESTARRLAPPAMRLLMLPSVLLLSLSLGVKILQIWWAVPVFILVGLGVNWWVSASLWKVFGVGAADRRSA
- a CDS encoding BrxA/BrxB family bacilliredoxin — translated: MSMSFDQYMRDMVQPMRDELTRLGIQELRTPEEVEASFPALKGTSLVVINSVCGCAAGQCRPGVAQALGHDLTPDHLFTVFAGQDKEATAKAREYFAPYPPSSPSIALLKDGELVHFIERHQIEDRSAEEIAADLTSAFDRFCR
- the acpS gene encoding holo-ACP synthase, translated to MIHGIGHDVVEIDRIKALTDSLHGERFLSRILTAEERELAVGRRRAAEYTAGRFAAKEAVSKAFGYGIGGILGFQDIQIIPDAYGKPWAKLSGAAWDRLAIGEPEDYSIHVSITHERHLASAFVIVERA